A region from the Peromyscus maniculatus bairdii isolate BWxNUB_F1_BW_parent chromosome 5, HU_Pman_BW_mat_3.1, whole genome shotgun sequence genome encodes:
- the Hmox1 gene encoding heme oxygenase 1 encodes MEHSQPDSMPKDLSEALKEATKEVHTQAENAEFMRNFQKGQVTREGFKLVMASLYHIYVALEEEIERNKQNPVYAPLYFPEELHRRTALEQDMAFWYGPHWQKTIPYTPATQHYVKHLHEVGRTHPELLVAHTYTRYLGDLSGGQVLKKIAQKALDLPSSGEGLAFFTFPNIDSPTKFKQLYRARMNTLEMTPEVKHRVTEEAKTAFLLNIELFEELQVLLTQDHKDQSPSQMEWLRHRPGSLVQDPTPAETPRGKPQISTSSSQAPLLRWVLTLSFLMATVAVAIYAM; translated from the exons ATGGAGCACTCACAGCCCGACAG cATGCCCAAGGATCTGTCTGAGGCCTTAAAGGAGGCCACTAAGGAGGTGCACACCCAGGCAGAGAATGCTGAGTTCATGAGGAACTTTCAGAAGGGCCAGGTGACCAGGGAAGGCTTTAAG CTGGTGATGGCCTCCCTGTACCACATCTATGTGGCCCTGGAGGAGGAGATAGAACGCAATAAGCAGAACCCAGTCTACGCCCCGCTCTACTTCCCTGAGGAGCTGCACCGAAGGACTGCCCTCGAGCAGGACATGGCCTTTTGGTACGGTCCCCACTGGCAGAAGACCATCCCCTACACACCGGCCACACAGCACTATGTGAAGCACCTCCACGAGGTGGGGCGCACTCATCCTGAGCTGCTGGTGGCCCACACGTACACCCGTTACCTGGGTGACCTCTCAGGGGGCCAGGTCCTGAAGAAGATTGCGCAGAAAGCCCTGGACCTGCCCAGCTCTGGTGAAGGCCTGGCATTTTTCACCTTCCCCAACATCGACAGCCCTACCAAGTTCAAACAGCTCTACCGTGCTCGCATGAATACTCTGGAGATGACACCTGAGGTCAAGCACAGGGTGACAGAGGAGGCTAAGACCGCATTCCTGCTCAACATCGAG CTGTTTGAGGAACTTCAGGTACTGCTGACACAGGACCACAAGGACCAAAGCCCCTCACAGATGGAGTGGCTTCGCCATCGGCCTGGTAGCCTGGTGCAAG acCCTACCCCTGCAGAGACACCCAGAGGGAAGCCTCAGATCAGCACTAGCTCATCCCAGGCACCACTCCTCCGATGGGTCCTCACTCTTAGTTTTCTGATGGCAACAGTGGCAGTGGCAATTTATGCCATGTAA